From Salinirubellus salinus, the proteins below share one genomic window:
- a CDS encoding long-chain fatty acid--CoA ligase: MDVQLTLDRLLARAVDLFPDREVVTKTPGGDLHRYTYADLDDRVRRLAGALDDLGVDRGDRVATVAPNDYRHLELYFGPPCTGRSTHMCNPRLPDEHFRYIVNDAEDRVLFVAPAFLDVVERNADALETVEQYVVLADAVPDTTLDSVVAYEDLLAEQSTDYTFPEISEDDECGMCYTSGTTGKPKGVAYSHRGVYLHSMMSGHVDSNAVSEADTVLPVVPMFHANGWGIPYAATFVGAKQVLPGVHTDPASVAELIDGETVTMSAAVPTIWLEMANYLDEHPGTDISNVDRLTVGGSAPPESLIRRYDEEFDAPILQGWGMTETSPLGTLSVLRKELADADPETRYAYQSKAGMPVPGIETRILDDDGDPVDRDGEAYGELQVRGPWVVDEYHHRPDANRESFATDEAGGRWLRTGDIATMDEQGYVDIVDRTKDVIKSGGEWISSVDLENELMAHEAVAEATVIGVDHEKWQERPMACVVLREGHEASVDDLREHLGERFPSWWLPDRYEFVESIPRTSTGKFDKLSLRESYADLTLGPGEES; this comes from the coding sequence ATGGACGTCCAGTTGACGCTCGACCGACTGCTCGCGCGGGCCGTGGACCTCTTCCCGGACCGAGAGGTGGTGACCAAGACGCCGGGCGGGGACCTCCACCGCTACACGTACGCCGACCTCGACGACCGGGTCCGACGCCTCGCGGGCGCGCTCGACGACCTCGGGGTCGACCGTGGAGATCGGGTCGCGACCGTCGCGCCGAACGACTACCGGCACCTCGAACTCTACTTCGGACCACCCTGTACCGGCCGCTCGACGCACATGTGCAACCCGCGGCTCCCCGACGAGCACTTCCGGTACATCGTGAACGACGCCGAGGACCGGGTGCTGTTCGTGGCGCCCGCGTTCCTCGACGTGGTCGAGCGCAACGCCGACGCGCTGGAGACCGTCGAGCAGTACGTCGTCCTCGCCGACGCTGTGCCGGATACCACCCTCGACTCGGTCGTCGCCTACGAGGACCTGCTGGCCGAGCAGTCCACGGACTACACCTTCCCCGAGATCTCCGAGGACGACGAGTGCGGGATGTGCTACACCTCGGGGACGACGGGCAAGCCGAAGGGCGTCGCGTACTCGCACCGTGGGGTCTACCTCCACAGCATGATGTCGGGCCACGTGGACTCGAACGCGGTGAGCGAGGCCGACACCGTCCTCCCGGTGGTGCCGATGTTCCACGCCAACGGCTGGGGCATCCCGTACGCGGCGACGTTCGTGGGCGCGAAACAGGTCCTGCCGGGGGTCCACACCGACCCAGCGTCCGTGGCTGAACTCATCGACGGCGAGACGGTGACGATGTCCGCCGCGGTGCCCACCATCTGGCTGGAGATGGCGAACTACCTCGACGAGCACCCGGGGACGGACATCTCGAACGTGGACCGGCTCACAGTCGGCGGGAGCGCCCCGCCCGAGTCGCTCATCCGCCGGTACGACGAGGAGTTCGACGCGCCCATCCTGCAGGGCTGGGGGATGACCGAGACGAGTCCGCTCGGGACGCTCTCGGTGCTCCGGAAGGAACTGGCGGACGCCGACCCGGAGACGCGCTACGCCTACCAGTCGAAAGCGGGGATGCCGGTCCCCGGCATCGAGACGCGCATCCTCGACGACGACGGCGACCCGGTCGACCGCGACGGCGAGGCCTACGGCGAACTACAGGTCCGCGGTCCGTGGGTCGTCGACGAGTACCACCACCGACCGGACGCCAACCGGGAGTCGTTCGCCACCGACGAGGCCGGGGGCCGCTGGCTCCGGACGGGCGACATCGCCACGATGGACGAACAGGGGTACGTCGACATCGTCGACCGGACAAAGGACGTCATCAAGTCCGGCGGGGAGTGGATATCGAGCGTCGACCTGGAGAACGAACTGATGGCCCACGAGGCGGTGGCGGAGGCGACGGTCATCGGCGTCGACCACGAGAAGTGGCAGGAGCGGCCGATGGCCTGCGTGGTCCTGCGCGAGGGCCACGAGGCGTCGGTCGACGACCTGCGGGAGCACCTCGGCGAACGGTTCCCCTCGTGGTGGCTCCCCGACCGCTACGAGTTCGTCGAGTCCATCCCTCGGACCTCGACGGGGAAGTTCGACAAGCTCTCGCTGCGGGAGTCCTACGCCGACCTGACGCTCGGTCCGGGCGAGGAGTCCTGA
- a CDS encoding YlbF family regulator, whose protein sequence is MSTETTSDDAEPDAAVRATTLASDLGDAISELDSYQRFAEKKAAVEGNEEAQEKIREFEQIREEFMLARQTGDATNEDLRRLQETQQELNEMPIMSEYQQAKSQLELELQELNQMISAPLAVDFGEKAGGCCQD, encoded by the coding sequence ATGAGCACCGAGACCACGTCGGACGACGCCGAACCGGACGCGGCCGTTCGCGCGACGACGCTCGCCAGCGACCTCGGGGACGCCATCTCGGAACTGGACTCCTACCAGCGGTTCGCGGAGAAGAAGGCCGCCGTCGAGGGGAACGAGGAGGCCCAGGAGAAGATCCGCGAGTTCGAGCAGATCCGCGAGGAGTTCATGCTCGCCCGCCAGACCGGCGACGCGACCAACGAGGACCTCCGGCGGCTCCAGGAGACCCAGCAGGAACTGAACGAGATGCCCATCATGAGCGAGTACCAGCAGGCCAAGAGCCAGCTCGAACTCGAACTGCAGGAGCTGAACCAGATGATCTCCGCGCCGCTGGCCGTCGACTTCGGTGAGAAGGCGGGCGGCTGTTGTCAAGACTAG
- a CDS encoding glutaredoxin family protein: MTLTLYRLEGCPFCEFVVDELDDHGLEYDSVWVEGLHSKRNEVKKVSGQRQVPVLVDDELGVTMHQSARIMEHLRATYGGEDVEPGTAEPSF; the protein is encoded by the coding sequence ATGACGCTCACGCTCTACCGACTTGAGGGCTGTCCGTTCTGCGAGTTCGTCGTCGACGAACTGGACGACCACGGACTGGAGTACGACTCGGTCTGGGTCGAGGGACTCCACTCGAAGCGCAACGAGGTGAAGAAGGTGTCCGGACAGCGGCAGGTTCCGGTCCTCGTCGACGACGAACTCGGGGTCACGATGCACCAGTCGGCTCGCATCATGGAACACCTCCGGGCCACCTACGGCGGGGAGGACGTCGAACCGGGGACCGCCGAGCCGTCGTTCTGA
- a CDS encoding CaiB/BaiF CoA transferase family protein, which translates to MQLDDVRVLDLTRLLPGPYATQLLADAGADVVKVEDTSAGDYARHMPPYTDEGVGAVFDAVNRGKRSVCLDLKAESAREAFYELVADADVVIEQFRPGVVDRLGVDYDTLREHNPDLVYCSLSGYGQNGPLADKAGHDLNYVGLAGMLDLSREGEAAKPSPLGYQVGDMAGGLFAAFAVVSALLSRELGGSGGEYLDCSLTDPVLSFSQTAAAEVFAGGDPRPGETPLTGGYPWYDVYECADGGYVTIGALEPQFWQGFCEAVDREDLVGYHMTDDEAELAALREELESLFAERTRDEWVDALVDEEAAVDGVYTPRETFSHPQVEARGIVERPDDAPPRVGFPARGSDIDHETPADPAPGQGAHTDEVFREAGLSDERIAALREDEVAR; encoded by the coding sequence ATGCAACTGGACGACGTGCGCGTGCTGGACCTGACCCGACTCCTGCCGGGGCCGTACGCGACCCAACTACTGGCCGACGCGGGTGCGGACGTGGTGAAGGTGGAGGACACCAGCGCGGGCGACTACGCCCGACACATGCCGCCCTACACCGACGAGGGCGTGGGTGCCGTGTTCGACGCCGTCAACCGGGGGAAGCGCTCGGTCTGTCTCGACCTCAAGGCCGAATCGGCGCGCGAGGCGTTCTACGAACTCGTCGCGGACGCCGACGTGGTCATCGAGCAGTTCCGGCCGGGCGTCGTCGACCGGCTCGGCGTCGACTACGACACCCTGCGCGAGCACAACCCCGACCTCGTCTACTGCTCGCTGTCGGGCTACGGGCAGAACGGGCCGCTCGCGGACAAGGCGGGTCACGACCTGAACTACGTCGGCCTCGCGGGGATGCTGGACCTCTCTCGCGAGGGCGAGGCCGCGAAGCCGTCGCCACTCGGCTACCAGGTGGGCGACATGGCCGGCGGCCTGTTCGCCGCGTTCGCCGTCGTCTCGGCCCTCCTCTCGCGCGAACTCGGCGGGAGCGGCGGCGAGTACCTCGACTGCTCGCTGACCGACCCCGTCCTCTCGTTCTCGCAGACGGCCGCTGCGGAGGTGTTCGCCGGCGGCGACCCGCGCCCCGGCGAGACGCCGCTCACGGGTGGCTACCCGTGGTACGACGTCTACGAGTGCGCCGACGGCGGCTACGTCACCATCGGGGCGCTCGAACCGCAGTTCTGGCAGGGCTTCTGCGAGGCCGTCGACCGCGAGGACCTCGTCGGCTACCACATGACCGACGACGAGGCCGAACTCGCGGCGCTCCGCGAGGAACTGGAGAGCCTGTTCGCCGAGCGGACCCGCGACGAGTGGGTCGATGCGCTCGTCGACGAGGAGGCGGCGGTCGACGGCGTCTACACCCCGCGAGAGACGTTCTCGCACCCGCAGGTCGAGGCCCGCGGCATCGTCGAGCGTCCCGACGACGCCCCGCCACGCGTCGGGTTCCCCGCCCGCGGGAGCGACATCGACCACGAGACACCCGCCGACCCCGCTCCCGGTCAGGGCGCCCACACCGACGAGGTGTTCCGCGAGGCGGGCCTGTCCGACGAGCGCATCGCGGCGCTCCGCGAGGACGAGGTGGCCCGATGA
- a CDS encoding universal stress protein — MSTHVLVPMDYSEGSRHALERALTDLPDAEVTVLHVVDFRSSDLGPGGFGTANAWEDWYEAAEAHAEKLLDEAHDIAAEHDRDVATATVVGEDTRSILDYIDEHDVDHVYIGSHGRSGIERVLLGSVAETIVRRAPVPVTVVR; from the coding sequence ATGAGCACGCACGTCCTGGTCCCGATGGACTACTCGGAGGGGTCTCGACACGCACTGGAGCGGGCGCTGACCGACCTCCCGGACGCCGAGGTGACGGTGCTCCACGTCGTCGACTTCCGCTCGAGCGATCTCGGCCCCGGTGGATTCGGGACGGCGAACGCCTGGGAGGACTGGTACGAGGCCGCCGAGGCCCACGCCGAGAAGTTGCTCGACGAGGCCCACGACATCGCGGCCGAACACGACCGGGACGTCGCCACCGCCACCGTCGTCGGGGAGGACACCCGGAGTATCCTCGACTACATCGACGAGCACGACGTCGACCACGTCTACATCGGCAGCCACGGGCGCAGTGGTATCGAACGGGTCCTCCTCGGGAGCGTCGCGGAGACCATCGTCCGCCGTGCGCCCGTCCCGGTGACGGTCGTCCGCTGA
- a CDS encoding acyl-CoA dehydrogenase family protein, whose amino-acid sequence MATQEAAPQGGVSFDTDEETRLILQSLDDFVDQEVQPIEDDLGDTYTNKRKRHEDDGRYVPEVREAIQEVRRRSAEAGFYAMNLSEEDGGEGVSNVTWYRAIKHVATNGPGLTEHVLAGPEGPKPLLAQAEGDQREEYLYPVVRGQQSTGFGQTEPGVGSDSPNMSTTAEKDGDEWVLNGTKQWITNAPYADFLQIFARTSPQEEMGRYGGISCFIVEADEYEIGSMNNAVGFEGSQAEVHLDDVRVPEDRLLGTEDGAFYDAMEFLSLGRLEIGARAMGHAEFLLDRAAQYANDREAFGRPIGKFQGVSHKIAEGKAKQYAANAAGLRLAWEMDQGEQAIMESSIVKYLCTNTLWEIADDTVQVHGGNGLSEDNPYMADLEMARVLRIVEGTDEIQLNTIAKQLGVF is encoded by the coding sequence ATGGCGACACAGGAGGCCGCCCCGCAGGGCGGCGTCAGTTTCGACACGGACGAGGAGACGCGACTCATCCTCCAGAGTCTAGACGACTTCGTCGACCAGGAGGTCCAGCCCATCGAGGACGACCTCGGTGACACGTACACGAACAAGCGCAAGCGACACGAGGACGACGGCCGCTACGTCCCCGAGGTCCGCGAGGCCATCCAAGAGGTCCGACGACGGTCGGCCGAGGCCGGCTTCTACGCGATGAACCTCTCCGAGGAGGACGGTGGCGAGGGCGTCTCGAACGTGACGTGGTACCGGGCCATCAAGCACGTCGCGACGAACGGTCCCGGCCTCACCGAGCACGTGCTCGCAGGGCCGGAGGGCCCGAAACCCCTGCTCGCGCAGGCCGAGGGAGACCAGCGCGAGGAGTACCTCTACCCCGTCGTCCGCGGGCAGCAGTCGACCGGCTTCGGCCAGACCGAACCCGGCGTCGGGTCGGACTCGCCGAACATGTCCACGACGGCCGAGAAGGACGGCGACGAGTGGGTCCTGAACGGGACGAAACAGTGGATCACGAACGCCCCCTACGCCGACTTCCTCCAGATCTTCGCGCGTACCTCGCCACAGGAGGAGATGGGCCGGTACGGCGGCATCTCGTGTTTCATCGTCGAGGCCGACGAGTACGAGATCGGCTCGATGAACAACGCCGTCGGCTTCGAGGGCTCGCAGGCGGAGGTGCACCTCGACGACGTGCGGGTCCCCGAGGACCGCCTGCTCGGCACCGAGGACGGCGCGTTCTACGACGCGATGGAGTTCCTCTCGCTGGGCCGGCTGGAGATCGGTGCCCGCGCGATGGGCCACGCCGAGTTCCTGCTCGACCGAGCGGCCCAGTACGCCAACGACCGCGAGGCGTTCGGCCGCCCCATCGGGAAGTTCCAGGGCGTCTCGCACAAGATCGCGGAGGGGAAGGCGAAGCAGTACGCCGCGAACGCCGCCGGACTCCGCCTCGCGTGGGAGATGGACCAGGGCGAGCAGGCCATCATGGAGTCGTCCATCGTGAAGTACCTCTGTACGAACACGCTCTGGGAGATCGCCGACGACACCGTGCAGGTCCACGGGGGCAACGGCCTCAGCGAGGACAACCCCTACATGGCCGACCTCGAGATGGCCCGCGTCCTCCGCATCGTGGAGGGGACCGACGAGATCCAGCTGAACACCATCGCCAAGCAGCTCGGCGTCTTCTGA
- a CDS encoding SIR2 family NAD-dependent protein deacylase — translation MDERELRFAADAIRDAGTVVALTGAGVSTASGIPDFRSEGGIWDRYDPMDFHVSRFEADPEGFWTERVAMVEEVYGADVEPNPAHEALAGLERDGHLDALITQNVDGLHQRAGHEEVVEIHGNGDRVVCRDCRSRYDATPFYDTVRESGETPRCPECDGVLKPDVVLFGESLPEHAVFQSHSLAERADLFLVVGSSLTVEPAASLPRRAADTGATLAVVNLEDTGLTGRAAYDFRADVTDVLPRLHGRVVED, via the coding sequence ATGGACGAGCGGGAACTCCGGTTCGCGGCGGACGCGATTCGCGACGCGGGGACAGTGGTGGCGTTGACGGGCGCCGGTGTCTCCACCGCCTCGGGCATCCCCGACTTCCGGAGCGAGGGCGGCATCTGGGACCGGTACGACCCGATGGACTTCCACGTCTCGCGCTTCGAGGCCGACCCCGAGGGATTCTGGACCGAGCGGGTCGCGATGGTCGAGGAGGTGTACGGCGCCGACGTCGAGCCGAACCCGGCCCACGAGGCGCTCGCGGGCCTCGAACGTGACGGCCACCTCGACGCGCTCATCACGCAGAACGTCGACGGCCTCCACCAGCGCGCCGGCCACGAGGAGGTCGTCGAGATACACGGCAACGGCGACCGCGTCGTCTGTCGTGACTGTCGGAGTCGATACGACGCCACGCCGTTCTACGACACCGTCCGAGAGTCCGGCGAGACGCCGCGCTGTCCGGAGTGCGACGGCGTCCTCAAACCCGACGTGGTGCTGTTCGGTGAGTCACTCCCCGAGCACGCCGTCTTCCAGTCGCACTCGCTGGCCGAGCGCGCCGACCTGTTCCTCGTCGTCGGGTCGTCGCTGACCGTCGAACCCGCCGCGTCGCTCCCCCGGCGCGCGGCCGACACCGGCGCCACGCTCGCGGTCGTCAACCTCGAGGACACCGGCCTGACCGGTCGAGCGGCCTACGACTTCCGGGCCGACGTGACCGACGTCCTGCCACGACTGCACGGACGAGTGGTCGAGGACTGA
- a CDS encoding cupin domain-containing protein: MVDYKVVHLDDVPVTDLSEIEAVPPNLDIRPVGDSLGLSKMRCTVWYFEPGEEIQYHAHSEQEELYFVLEGEFSLKLGKSGEEEYVEADEGTFWVAEPKVGHGHRYVGDDRGVVLSVGAPPVEDPGLDPHSLDE; this comes from the coding sequence ATGGTCGACTACAAGGTCGTACATCTGGACGACGTGCCGGTGACGGACCTCTCCGAGATCGAAGCGGTGCCCCCGAACCTCGACATCAGACCGGTCGGCGACTCGCTCGGGCTCTCGAAGATGCGCTGTACCGTCTGGTACTTCGAGCCCGGCGAGGAGATACAGTACCACGCCCACAGCGAACAGGAGGAGCTCTACTTCGTCCTCGAAGGGGAGTTCTCGCTCAAGCTCGGGAAGTCGGGCGAGGAGGAGTACGTCGAGGCCGACGAGGGGACCTTCTGGGTCGCCGAGCCGAAGGTCGGACACGGCCACCGCTACGTCGGCGACGACCGTGGCGTCGTCCTCTCGGTCGGCGCGCCGCCGGTCGAGGACCCCGGTCTCGACCCGCACTCGCTGGACGAGTAG
- a CDS encoding peroxiredoxin family protein — protein MIPQVGDDAPEFRALHCDGEAFRPRALADSLGERGGVLIFGGFVFSAIALNWWTRYEKYGWHEFDEVPVYGVYRDGPYAVNEFLRQRSVPFEFFADVDGEVAEAFDLLVERDGMAGVHTARRAVFVLDADGTVVDAWDTDEWIHPVPTRELQESIESL, from the coding sequence ATGATACCGCAGGTCGGTGACGACGCCCCCGAGTTCCGAGCGCTGCACTGCGACGGCGAGGCGTTCCGCCCCCGCGCGCTCGCCGACTCCCTCGGCGAGCGCGGTGGCGTCCTGATATTCGGTGGTTTCGTCTTCAGCGCCATCGCGCTCAACTGGTGGACCCGCTACGAGAAGTACGGCTGGCACGAGTTCGACGAGGTGCCGGTCTACGGCGTCTACCGCGACGGGCCCTACGCCGTCAACGAGTTCCTGCGCCAGCGGTCGGTCCCGTTCGAGTTCTTCGCCGACGTGGACGGCGAGGTGGCCGAGGCGTTCGACCTGCTCGTCGAGCGCGACGGGATGGCCGGTGTCCACACCGCCCGACGCGCCGTGTTCGTCCTCGACGCGGACGGCACGGTGGTCGACGCGTGGGACACCGACGAGTGGATCCACCCCGTCCCGACCCGCGAGTTGCAGGAGAGCATCGAGTCGCTCTGA
- a CDS encoding GNAT family N-acetyltransferase, which yields MRIRRLSETDLSAFVDELYLPFAREMAALDDYNALADEERVRESNVAYRRDQLSKRDTRIWVAETEDGTLAGYACASVTEAPPIFARGATLSVSELYVVPEHRSAGVADDLLDRASAWGDERDCERLGLSVNAENERARAFYERHGLTVRRLKLDRPL from the coding sequence ATGCGAATCCGCCGCCTCTCCGAGACCGACCTCTCGGCGTTCGTCGACGAACTCTACCTCCCGTTCGCCCGTGAGATGGCCGCACTGGACGACTACAACGCCCTCGCCGACGAGGAGCGTGTCCGCGAGTCGAACGTCGCGTATCGGCGCGACCAGCTCTCGAAGCGCGACACCCGCATCTGGGTGGCCGAGACCGAGGACGGGACGCTCGCGGGGTACGCCTGCGCGTCGGTGACGGAGGCGCCGCCCATCTTCGCCCGTGGCGCGACCCTCTCCGTCTCGGAACTGTACGTCGTCCCCGAGCACCGCAGCGCGGGGGTGGCAGACGACCTGCTGGACCGGGCGAGTGCGTGGGGCGACGAGCGCGACTGCGAGCGCCTCGGACTGTCGGTGAACGCCGAGAACGAGCGGGCGCGGGCGTTCTACGAACGCCACGGGCTGACGGTCCGACGCCTGAAACTGGACCGGCCACTCTGA
- a CDS encoding DUF7139 domain-containing protein, translating to MAADAPDPVVAWYTEYVGEPDRAVDIYAGFGAFFAGLAMGLGGLLLFLAEGALVAGEAFWMKEVAFAVGAFGLPTLLLGVVVLLPVDRRALYVGAAGTLVTLGAIGLFVWAYPHDWNLDVGPDYSGIGVAIYAVGLVSVVAASGTALVSYHVERASGGPGGDAAAAETGPEVTDEQVRADIDEATAASDLTWGGVPETREQRLTFATDEEGIQSSNFGEVQATTVRSSGNGVEDAVAGLKGMKGDVDRTDRGGSTDDATAKLADLKRKREAAEQARAERGPLERLRDRVRGLLDR from the coding sequence ATGGCTGCCGACGCCCCCGACCCGGTCGTGGCCTGGTACACTGAATACGTGGGCGAACCCGACCGCGCCGTCGACATCTACGCGGGCTTCGGCGCGTTCTTCGCCGGCCTCGCGATGGGGCTCGGTGGACTGCTCCTGTTCCTCGCAGAGGGGGCACTGGTCGCCGGCGAGGCGTTCTGGATGAAGGAGGTTGCCTTCGCCGTCGGGGCGTTCGGGCTGCCGACACTGCTCCTCGGCGTGGTGGTCCTCCTGCCGGTCGACCGGCGGGCGCTCTACGTCGGCGCGGCCGGCACCCTCGTCACGCTCGGGGCCATCGGCCTGTTCGTCTGGGCGTACCCCCACGACTGGAACCTCGATGTGGGGCCAGACTACTCTGGCATCGGCGTGGCCATCTACGCCGTCGGCCTCGTGAGCGTCGTCGCGGCGTCGGGGACGGCACTGGTCAGCTACCACGTCGAACGGGCCAGCGGCGGGCCGGGCGGCGACGCCGCGGCCGCGGAGACCGGACCGGAGGTGACCGACGAGCAGGTCCGGGCCGACATCGACGAGGCCACCGCCGCCTCCGACCTGACGTGGGGTGGCGTCCCGGAGACCCGCGAGCAACGACTGACGTTCGCCACCGACGAGGAGGGGATCCAGTCGTCCAACTTCGGCGAGGTGCAGGCCACGACGGTCCGGTCCTCGGGCAACGGCGTCGAGGACGCCGTGGCCGGTCTCAAGGGGATGAAGGGCGACGTGGACCGGACCGACCGCGGCGGGAGCACGGACGACGCCACGGCGAAACTCGCGGACCTCAAGCGAAAGCGCGAGGCCGCCGAACAGGCTCGCGCCGAGCGCGGCCCGCTCGAACGGCTCCGTGACCGGGTTCGGGGACTGCTCGACCGCTGA
- a CDS encoding cell division protein FtsA, producing MARGIDVGTMNIVSARQDGSDTVFTQQRNSFVEIEYSDMAEQMLSRSQVLHIRKDDSVYVVGDDALNFANIFKQETRRPMSHGILSSDEKSAIPMIKLILEQVAGEPEHPRERLFFSTPADPIDSDLNTLYHQKTLESLLGDMGYDPEPINEGMAVIYSELADHDFTGLGVSFGAGMTNVCLSYYAVPVMTFSIARGGDWIDEQTARATGQKVDKVTSIKEDDFRLDFKTDVGGVEGALSIYYDNLLDYVIENIIAEVNEEDVEEGLDVPVVVTGGTSSPKGFEKLFQDRLNESNVPFSISDVRRARAPMYSVASGALVAARTEDGGYDDGAEAEAGAEAGEAEAESDD from the coding sequence ATGGCTCGGGGAATCGACGTCGGGACGATGAACATCGTCTCGGCACGACAGGACGGCTCGGACACGGTGTTCACACAGCAACGCAACTCCTTCGTGGAGATCGAGTACTCGGACATGGCGGAGCAGATGCTCTCGCGCAGTCAGGTACTCCACATCCGCAAGGACGACTCGGTGTACGTCGTCGGTGACGACGCACTCAACTTCGCCAACATCTTCAAGCAGGAGACGCGGCGGCCGATGAGCCACGGGATCCTCTCCTCGGACGAGAAGAGCGCCATCCCGATGATCAAGCTCATCCTCGAACAGGTGGCCGGCGAGCCCGAGCACCCGCGCGAGCGGTTGTTCTTCTCGACGCCGGCGGACCCCATCGACTCGGACCTGAACACGCTCTACCACCAGAAGACGCTGGAGAGCCTGCTCGGTGACATGGGGTACGACCCGGAACCCATCAACGAGGGGATGGCGGTCATCTACTCGGAGCTGGCCGACCACGACTTCACGGGGCTTGGCGTCTCGTTCGGCGCGGGGATGACCAACGTCTGTCTCTCGTACTACGCGGTGCCGGTCATGACGTTCTCCATCGCCCGCGGTGGGGACTGGATCGACGAGCAGACCGCCCGCGCGACGGGCCAGAAGGTCGACAAGGTCACCTCCATCAAGGAGGACGACTTCCGCCTCGACTTCAAGACGGACGTCGGCGGCGTCGAGGGTGCGCTCAGCATCTACTACGACAACCTGCTCGACTACGTCATCGAGAACATCATCGCGGAGGTCAACGAGGAGGACGTCGAGGAAGGGCTCGACGTCCCCGTCGTCGTCACCGGCGGCACCTCGTCCCCGAAGGGGTTCGAGAAACTGTTCCAGGACCGCCTGAACGAGTCCAACGTCCCGTTCAGCATCAGCGACGTGCGCCGGGCCCGTGCGCCGATGTACTCCGTCGCCAGCGGTGCGCTGGTGGCCGCCCGAACCGAGGACGGCGGCTACGACGACGGCGCGGAGGCCGAAGCGGGGGCCGAAGCCGGCGAAGCGGAAGCCGAGAGCGACGACTGA
- the dph2 gene encoding diphthamide biosynthesis enzyme Dph2 yields the protein MSQDADARTEGDLTKTGMALKHDRTWDYELDRIVEAVEERDASTVGLQFPEGLKRRGPAVADDLRELLPEDVQVMISGQPCYGACDLDTYMMRRTDVFVHFGHSPMKESEKILYVPLFSNVEVEPIMEESLAELADPDEDPDVGLVTTAQHMNKFDEMRAWLEERGYTVHTRRGDERLTHEGQVLGCNYASADVDADQVLYVGGGKFHPLGLAMEHPEKKVVIADPVNNVVTVADTEKFLKQRYGAVHRAMDAETFGVVFCTKIGQGRWDVAQEIVQNNENAYLITMDEVTPDRLTNFGMDAYVNTGCPRITTDDGPQFKQPMLTPGEYEIAIGERPLDSLSFDTFHGTW from the coding sequence ATGAGCCAGGACGCCGACGCCCGGACCGAGGGCGACCTCACGAAGACCGGGATGGCGCTGAAGCACGACCGGACGTGGGACTACGAACTCGACCGTATCGTCGAGGCGGTGGAGGAACGCGACGCGAGCACGGTCGGTCTCCAGTTCCCGGAGGGGCTGAAACGCCGCGGCCCGGCGGTGGCCGACGACCTGCGCGAACTCCTCCCGGAGGACGTGCAGGTGATGATCTCGGGGCAGCCGTGTTACGGCGCCTGCGACCTCGACACGTACATGATGCGCCGGACGGACGTGTTCGTCCACTTCGGCCACTCGCCGATGAAGGAGTCGGAGAAGATACTCTACGTCCCGCTGTTCTCGAACGTCGAGGTCGAACCCATCATGGAGGAGTCGCTGGCCGAACTCGCCGACCCGGACGAGGACCCGGACGTGGGCCTCGTGACGACGGCCCAGCACATGAACAAGTTCGACGAGATGCGAGCGTGGCTGGAGGAGCGGGGCTACACGGTCCACACGCGCCGTGGCGACGAGCGCCTCACCCACGAGGGGCAGGTGCTTGGCTGTAACTACGCGAGCGCCGATGTCGACGCCGACCAGGTGCTCTACGTGGGCGGTGGGAAGTTCCACCCGCTCGGCCTCGCGATGGAGCACCCCGAGAAGAAGGTGGTGATCGCCGACCCGGTGAACAACGTCGTCACCGTGGCGGACACCGAGAAGTTCCTGAAACAGCGGTACGGCGCGGTCCACCGCGCGATGGACGCCGAGACGTTCGGCGTCGTCTTCTGCACGAAGATCGGGCAGGGTCGCTGGGACGTGGCTCAGGAGATCGTGCAGAACAACGAGAACGCCTACCTCATCACGATGGACGAGGTCACACCGGACCGGCTGACGAACTTCGGGATGGACGCATACGTCAACACCGGGTGTCCACGCATCACGACCGACGACGGTCCGCAGTTCAAGCAGCCGATGCTCACGCCGGGCGAGTACGAGATCGCCATCGGTGAGCGACCGCTTGACTCGCTCTCGTTCGACACGTTCCACGGCACCTGGTAA